A region of Vitis vinifera cultivar Pinot Noir 40024 chromosome 13, ASM3070453v1 DNA encodes the following proteins:
- the LOC100267174 gene encoding putative disease resistance RPP13-like protein 1, whose protein sequence is MFVAEAIGSSFLGVLIDKLIASPLLEYARRKKIDRTLEEWRKTLTHIEAVLCDAENKQIREKAVKVWLDDLKSLAYDIEDVIDEFDIEAKQRSLTEGPQACTSKVRKLIPTCGALDPRVMSFNKKMGEKINKITRELDAIAKRRVDLHLKEGVRGVSFGIEERLQTTSLVDESRIHGRDADKEKIIELMLSDEATKCDRVSVISMVGMGGIGKTTLAQIIYNDGRVENRFDMRVWVCVSDDFDVVGITKAILESITKRPCEFKTLELLQEKLKNEMKEKRFFLVLDDVWNENPNHWDVLQAPFNVGARGSVVLVTTRNENVASIMRTTASSYQLHQLTDEQCWLLFAQQAFKNLNSDVCQNLESIGRKIARKCKGLPLAAKTLAGLLRSKQDSTAWNDVLNNEIWDLPNDQSNILPALNLSYYYLPPKLKRCFTYCSIFPKDYVFEKEKLVLLWMAEGFLDSSKREGTVEEFGNICFNNLLSRSFFQRYYYNESVFVMHDLIHDLAQFISGRFCCRLEDEKQNKISKEIRHFSYSWQQGIASKKFKSFLDDHNLQTFLPQSLGTHGIPNFYLSKEVSHCLLSTLMCLRVLSLTYYGIKDLPHSIGNLKHLRYLDLSHNLVRTLPKSITTLFNLQTLMLSWCEYLVELPTKMGRLINLRHLKIDGTKLERMPMEMSRMKNLRTLTTFVVSKHTGSRVGELRDLSHLSGTLAIFKLQNVVDARDALESNMKRKECLDKLELNWEDDNAIAGDSQDAASVLEKLQPHDNLKELSIGCYYGAKFPSWLGDPSFINMVSLQLSNCKNCASLPPLGQLRSLQNLSIVKNDVLRKVGQEFYGNGPSSFKPFGSLQTLVFKEMSEWEEWDCFGVEGGEFPCLNELHIECCAKLKGDLPKHLPLLTNLVILECGQLVCQLPKAPSIQHLNLKECDKVVLRSAVHMPSLTELEVSNICSIQVELPPILHKLTSLRKLVIKECQNLSSLPEMGLPSMLEILEIKKCGILETLPEGMIQNNTRLQKLSTEECDSLTSFPSISSLKSLEIKQCGKVELPLPEETTHSYYPWLTSLHIDGSCDSLTYFPLAFFTKLETLYIWGCTNLESLDIPDGLHNMDLTSLPSIHIQDCPNLVSFPQGGLPASNLRQLRIGYCNKLKSLPQRMHTLLTSLEDLEIYDCPEIVSFPEGGLPTNLSSLEIWNCYKLMESQKEWGIQTLPSLRKLSISGDTEEGSESFFEEWLLLPSTLISLQILNFPDLKSLDNLRLQNLTSLQTLRLYKCFKLKSFPTQGLPSSLSILLIRDCPLLIKRCQRDKGKEWPKIAHIPYVVMDGEVISS, encoded by the coding sequence ATGTTTGTGGCTGAGGCAATTGGATCTTCCTTCCTTGGTGTGTTGATTGATAAGTTGATCGCCTCCCCGCTGTTAGAATACGCTCGTCGGAAAAAAATTGACAGAACACTCGAAGAATGGAGGAAGACGTTGACCCATATTGAAGCAGTGCTGTGTGATGCTGAGAACAAGCAGATCAGGGAGAAAGCAGTGAAAGTTTGGCTGGATGACCTCAAATCTTTGGCTTATGACATTGAAGATGTGATAGATGAGTTTGATATTGAAGCCAAGCAAAGGAGTTTGACAGAAGGCCCTCAAGCCTGCACAAGTAAGGTACGCAAGCTCATCCCAACTTGTGGTGCTTTGGATCCTAGAGTTATGTCCTTTAACAAAAAGATGggtgaaaaaataaacaaaatcacAAGGGAGTTAGATGCAATTGCCAAACGGAGAGTTGACCTTCATCTAAAGGAGGGTGTTCGAGGGGTGTCGTTTGGAATTGAAGAAAGGTTACAGACTACTTCTTTAGTAGATGAGTCTCGTATTCATGGTAGGGATGCTGATAAGGAGAAGATCATTGAATTGATGCTGTCAGATGAAGCAACCAAATGCGATAGAGTATCTGTCATTTCCATGGTAGGCATGGGCGGGATTGGAAAGACAACCCTCGCTCAGATCATCTACAATGATGGCAGGGTGGAGAACCGTTTTGATATGAGAGTTTGGGTTTGTGTTTCTGATGATTTTGATGTTGTAGGAATAACAAAAGCAATTCTTGAGTCCATCACGAAACGTCCATGTGAATTTAAAACCTTGGAATTGCttcaagaaaaattgaaaaatgaaatgaaggaGAAAAGATTTTTCCTTGTTCTAGATGACGTATGGAACGAGAATCCCAACCATTGGGATGTCCTACAAGCTCCTTTTAATGTCGGAGCACGAGGCAGCGTGGTCTTAGTAACAACTCGCAATGAAAATGTGGCATCAATTATGCGAACAACGGCTTCTTCTTATCAGCTTCATCAACTAACTGATGAACAATGTTGGTTATTGTTTGCACAACAAGCCTTCAAAAATCTAAATTCGGATGTATGCCAAAACTTGGAATCAATTGGTAGGAAGATAGCAAGAAAATGCAAAGGCTTACCTTTGGCAGCGAAGACTCTTGCAGGTTTATTACGCTCTAAACAAGATAGCACTGCTTGGAATGACGTATTAAACAACGAAATATGGGATTTACCAAATGACCAAAGTAATATTCTTCCTGCTTTGAACTTGAGTTACTATTATCTCCCTCCAAAATTGAAGCGATGTTTTACGTATTGTTCCATATTCCCTAAGGATTATGTGTTTGAAAAAGAGAAGTTAGTATTGTTATGGATGGCGGAAGGCTTCTTAGATAGCTCTAAAAGAGAGGGAACTGTAGAAGAGTTTGGTAACATATGTTTCAATAATCTATTGTCAAGGTCGTTCTTTCAACGATATTATTACAATGAATCTGTATTTGTGATGCATGATCTGATCCATGATTTAGCACAATTTATATCAGGAAGATTTTGTTGTAGGTTGGAGGatgaaaagcaaaataaaatttctaaggagattcgacatttttcatATAGTTGGCAACAAGGCATAGCCTCCaagaaatttaaatcatttCTTGACGACCATAATCTACAGACCTTCCTACCACAGTCTCTTGGTACTCATGGTATTCCTAATTTCTATTTAAGCAAGGAGGTCTCACATTGTTTGTTGTCAACATTGATGTGTTTGCGGGTTTTGTCTTTGACTTACTATGGCATCAAAGACTTGCCTCACTcgattggaaatttgaaacaCCTACGCTATTTGGACCTCTCTCATAATTTAGTTAGAACATTACCTAAATCAATAACAACTCTTTTCAACTTGCAAACTTTGATGTTATCATGGTGTGAATATCTTGTTGAATTGCCGACAAAAATGGGAAGACTAATCAACTTACGTCATCTCAAAATCGATGGGACTAAGCTAGAAAGGATGCCAATGGAAATGAGTAGAATGAAAAATCTTCGAACGTTGACTACTTTTGTTGTCAGTAAGCATACAGGATCAAGAGTTGGGGAATTGAGGGACCTTTCACACCTTAGTGGTACACTTGCCATTTTCAAGTTGCAAAATGTGGTGGATGCTAGAGATGCCTTGGAGAGTAATATGAAGCGTAAGGAGTGCCTTGACAAGTTAGAATTGAATTGGGAAGATGATAATGCAATTGCCGGTGATTCACAAGATGCAGCAAGTGTGCTGGAAAAGCTGCAGCCTCATGACAACCTGAAAGAACTCTCCATTGGATGCTACTATGGTGCGAAATTTCCAAGCTGGTTAGGGGACCCTTCATTCATCAACATGGTGAGTCTACAACTCTCTAACTGTAAAAATTGTGCATCCTTGCCACCGCTTGGACAGCTACGGTCTCTCCAGAACCTGTCCATTGTGAAGAATGATGTTCTGCGAAAGGTGGGGCAGGAGTTTTATGGGAATGGGCCTTCTTCATTTAAGCCATTTGGAAGCCTGCAGACTCTGGTGTTCAAGGAGATGTCAGAGTGGGAGGAATGGGATTGTTTTGGAGTCGAAGGGGGGGAGTTCCCTTGTCTCAATGAGCTCCACATTGAGTGTTGTGCAAAGCTGAAAGGGGATTTGCCCAAGCACCTTCCTCTTCTAACAAATCTGGTAATTTTAGAATGTGGGCAACTGGTGTGTCAGCTTCCAAAGGCTCCGTCCATTCAGCATCTGAATTTAAAAGAATGTGATAAGGTAGTATTGAGAAGTGCTGTCCATATGCCTTCACTAACTGAGTTGGAAGTGAGTAATATTTGCTCCATACAAGTGGAATTGCCACCGATTTTGCATAAGCTCACGTCTCTTCGGAAGTTGGTTATCAAGGAATGTCAGAATCTTTCCTCTCTTCCAGAGATGGGGCTGCCCTCCATGCTTGAAatccttgaaataaaaaaatgcggCATTCTAGAGACCCTACCAGAGGGAATGATTCAAAATAATACCCGTCTCCAGAAGTTGTCTACAGAAGAATGTGATTCTCTTACGTCCTTCCCCAGCATCTCTTCATtgaaatcacttgaaatcaAGCAGTGTGGGAAAGTAGAGTTACCCCTTCCTGAGGAGACCACGCACAGTTATTACCCTTGGCTTACCAGTTTACATATTGATGGAAGTTGTGATTCTCTCACGTACTTTCCATTAGCCTTCTTCACAAAGCTTGAGACACTTTATATCTGGGGTTGTACAAATCTGGAGTCCCTTGACATTCCAGATGGACTTCACAACATGGATCTCACATCTCTCCCAAGCATACACATCCAGGATTGCCCGAATCTGGTGTCTTTTCCACAAGGAGGATTGCCAGCTTCCAACCTGAGACAACTTCGGATAGGATATTGCAACAAGCTTAAGTCACTGCCCCAACGGATGCACACCCTCCTTACCTCGCTTGAAGATTTGGAGATATATGATTGTCCAGAAATTGTTTCATTTCCGGAAGGGGGTTTGCCGACTAATCTATCTTCACTTGAGATATGGAACTGCTACAAGCTTATGGAATCTCAGAAGGAATGGGGCATACAAACACTTCCCTCCCTTAGAAAATTGAGTATCTCTGGAGATACAGAAGAAGGGTCGGAGTCATTTTTCGAAGAGTGGCTGCTGCTGCCCTCCACTCTCATCTCTCTCCAGATTCTTAATTTTCCAGATCTGAAATCCCTGGACAATCTGAGGCTTCAAAACCTCACTTCTCTTCAAACACTCCGGCTTTATAAGTGTTTTAAGTTAAAGTCCTTTCCGACACAGGGGCTGCCCTCCTCCCTCTCTATTCTCCTGATTCGTGATTGTCCTCTGCTGATAAAACGGTGCCAAAGGGATAAAGGGAAAGAATGGCCCAAGATTGCTCATATCCCCTACGTAGTTATGGATGGCGAAGTCATCTCCTCATGA